From a region of the Gammaproteobacteria bacterium genome:
- a CDS encoding DUF615 domain-containing protein, which translates to MHDHDDDAFDHDGDLSEPKSRSQLKRESEGLQDLGTVLVKMSASDLAKVPLPDQLADAVHHARSISSHSALRRQMQYIGKLMRRVDADPIREAVDSIRHCGQQSAANYHRIERWRDRLLAEGDDALTQFLNEYPHAERQRLRQLVVNAAKERNQNQPPKSARTLFRYLRELIEHPAE; encoded by the coding sequence ATGCACGACCACGACGATGATGCCTTTGATCACGATGGTGATCTTAGCGAACCTAAAAGCCGTTCCCAACTCAAGCGCGAGTCGGAGGGCTTGCAGGATCTGGGTACTGTGCTGGTCAAAATGTCCGCCTCCGATCTCGCCAAGGTACCCTTACCTGATCAATTGGCCGACGCCGTTCATCACGCCCGCAGTATCAGCAGTCACAGCGCCCTGCGCCGCCAGATGCAATACATCGGCAAGCTGATGCGCCGGGTCGACGCCGACCCTATCCGTGAAGCCGTCGACTCCATTCGCCACTGCGGCCAGCAATCCGCCGCCAACTATCACCGCATCGAACGCTGGCGTGACCGCCTGCTTGCCGAAGGGGATGATGCTCTCACCCAATTCCTCAACGAATATCCGCATGCCGAACGACAGCGCTTACGGCAACTCGTCGTTAATGCCGCCAAAGAGCGCAACCAGAACCAGCCTCCAAAATCCGCCCGCACCTTGTTTCGCTATTTGCGCGAGCTGATCGAACACCCCGCAGAATAA
- the tldD gene encoding metalloprotease TldD yields MTNLAFARDLILAPAGISESQLEKVLSGVMGHAIDNADLFFESNRYESWSLEDSIVKEGGYSIERGVGVRAISGEKTGFAYSDEIYLPALEEAAISARAIARAGQQGRVQAWTASQPRALYGADAPFDSIPEADKVALLEAVDAEARRQDPRVTQVMVSLAGSHQVILVVGSDGTLAADVRPLVRLSVSVVVEEKGRREQGSSGGGARLDYRFFTEQDRALSYAREAVRQALVNLGARPAPAGTMKVVLGPGWPGVLLHEAIGHGLEGDFNRKGTSAFSGRIGEKVASPLCTVVDDGTLPQRRGSLNLDDEGTPSQCTMLIESGVLKGYMQDKLNARLMGVSVTGNGRRESYAHLPLPRMTNTYMLPGKHTPEEIIASVDYGLYAVNFGGGQVDITSGKFVFSASEAYLIENGKVSYPVKGATLIGNGPDVLTRVTMVGNDLKLDEGVGTCGKDGQSVPVGVGQPTLKVDGLTVGGTN; encoded by the coding sequence ATGACAAATTTAGCATTTGCACGTGATCTGATTTTAGCCCCGGCGGGGATCAGCGAATCCCAATTGGAAAAAGTATTGAGCGGTGTAATGGGACACGCCATTGACAATGCCGATCTCTTTTTCGAAAGCAATCGCTATGAATCCTGGTCGCTCGAGGATAGCATCGTCAAAGAAGGCGGTTACAGCATCGAACGTGGTGTCGGTGTGCGCGCCATCAGCGGTGAAAAAACCGGTTTTGCCTACTCCGATGAGATATATCTGCCAGCGTTGGAAGAGGCAGCGATTAGTGCGCGTGCGATTGCGCGTGCCGGGCAGCAAGGGCGGGTACAGGCGTGGACGGCGAGTCAGCCGCGCGCGTTGTATGGCGCCGACGCCCCTTTCGACAGCATTCCTGAGGCCGACAAAGTCGCCTTGCTGGAAGCGGTGGATGCCGAGGCGCGACGCCAGGATCCCCGTGTCACGCAAGTGATGGTCAGTCTTGCCGGTTCGCATCAAGTGATACTGGTGGTGGGCAGCGATGGCACGCTGGCGGCGGATGTGCGGCCACTGGTGCGATTGAGTGTGTCTGTCGTTGTTGAAGAAAAAGGCCGTCGCGAACAAGGTTCGTCCGGGGGTGGTGCGCGGCTTGATTATCGCTTTTTCACCGAACAGGATCGCGCGCTTTCTTATGCGCGTGAAGCCGTGCGTCAGGCGTTGGTGAATCTTGGTGCGCGGCCCGCGCCTGCCGGAACAATGAAGGTAGTGCTGGGCCCTGGCTGGCCCGGCGTGTTGCTGCATGAAGCGATCGGTCACGGTCTGGAAGGCGATTTCAATCGCAAGGGAACCTCGGCATTTTCCGGACGCATCGGCGAAAAAGTCGCTTCGCCATTATGCACCGTGGTCGATGACGGCACCTTGCCGCAGCGGCGCGGTTCGCTCAATCTCGACGATGAGGGCACGCCGTCGCAATGTACGATGCTGATCGAGAGCGGTGTACTCAAAGGTTACATGCAGGACAAACTCAATGCGCGCCTGATGGGTGTGTCGGTGACCGGTAACGGTCGTCGCGAATCTTATGCGCATCTGCCGCTGCCACGCATGACCAATACCTATATGTTGCCGGGCAAGCACACACCGGAAGAAATTATTGCGTCCGTTGATTATGGTTTGTATGCCGTGAATTTCGGCGGCGGTCAGGTGGATATTACTTCCGGCAAATTTGTATTCTCCGCCAGTGAGGCGTATTTGATCGAAAACGGTAAGGTAAGTTATCCGGTCAAGGGTGCGACACTGATTGGCAATGGCCCGGATGTGTTGACGCGAGTGACGATGGTCGGTAACGATCTCAAATTGGATGAAGGTGTCGGCACCTGCGGCAAAGATGGGCAGAGTGTACCGGTGGGCGTCGGCCAACCGACGCTGAAGGTGGACGGTTTGACGGTGGGTGGTACCAATTAA
- a CDS encoding carbon-nitrogen hydrolase family protein, with translation MASGPNVQANLLEAGRLISSAVEAKAKMIVLPENFAIMGMTEQDKIAVRETDGQGPIQDFLAQQAARHQIWIIGGTIPLASKIDNKVRAACLLYDDHGQRIARYDKIHLFDVRIEESGEKYTESETIEPGDQPVVVDTPFGRLGLAVCYDLRFPELFRALVDQGMEILALPAAFTAITGRAHWEVLVRARAIENLCYVIAAAQGGYHVNGRETHGDSMIVDPWGVVLDRLPRGSGVVLAEFGKRRLTNFRRNLPCLYHRRLHCR, from the coding sequence ATGGCCTCCGGGCCGAATGTGCAGGCTAATTTGCTCGAGGCGGGCCGCTTGATCAGTTCAGCGGTCGAAGCCAAGGCCAAGATGATCGTATTGCCCGAGAATTTCGCGATCATGGGCATGACCGAGCAGGACAAGATCGCGGTGCGCGAAACCGATGGCCAGGGACCGATTCAGGATTTTCTGGCGCAACAAGCGGCACGGCATCAAATATGGATCATTGGCGGCACGATTCCGCTGGCCTCAAAAATAGATAACAAGGTTCGTGCTGCGTGTTTGTTGTATGACGATCATGGGCAGCGGATCGCGCGTTATGACAAGATTCATTTGTTCGATGTCAGAATCGAAGAGTCGGGCGAAAAATATACCGAGTCGGAGACAATCGAACCCGGCGACCAACCGGTTGTGGTCGACACTCCCTTTGGGCGGCTTGGTTTGGCGGTATGTTACGACTTGCGGTTTCCGGAATTATTCCGGGCGCTGGTGGATCAGGGGATGGAGATTCTGGCCTTGCCCGCAGCATTTACTGCAATCACTGGCCGTGCCCACTGGGAAGTATTGGTGCGGGCGCGCGCGATCGAAAATCTTTGTTATGTCATTGCCGCTGCCCAAGGTGGATATCATGTCAATGGCCGTGAAACGCATGGCGATAGCATGATCGTCGATCCTTGGGGCGTGGTTTTGGATCGTCTGCCGCGCGGTTCGGGTGTTGTGCTGGCAGAATTCGGTAAACGGCGTTTAACTAATTTCCGCCGTAATCTTCCTTGTTTATACCACCGGCGACTGCATTGCCGTTGA
- a CDS encoding TIGR02099 family protein — protein sequence MLLLALMLTVARVVLPQLEGYRPQIEAVLSERLHEKVTIADFDLSWHGFGPRLDLKTVHILDHATSQPMLGFSEARIDLNLWSSLRSWQPDFGKLTVVGAEITVIRKEDGEFEVVGVKLKDDKKPLDVEEILRWVWRQGTLAAERSTLHFVDRQRDNQSWTFSDVNLLLRNDGQKSRLTGRLNLPSQLGRGLDLAVEFERQGEAPRDWLVNYYFKSNDLALDYISRELGDQRFSIRHGLADVEMWGLWRSAAMSELRGRVGVHDLDFAVAVENEAEHVDRIPQVNAEFVWKHKDSGWDLEVDRLRVTHAGRIWPDVRAHLAVEQTAENVSATEVAVNQFQINDLVSWVQMAPGLNPEAKETLTALAPSGVLRDVMLRWQKTENKPALYLRAALDNVSTSPWRKIPGLKGVDAEINASQDSGVVDLKATDVAVKTVDLFRGDLPIKSAQGRIAWAKQEDGWHVDLRQVAASNDDIEAMLNGHVFVPAGDASPTVDVAAAFQDGNVAQAGRYLPVGIMSPSLVSWLDRALVKGLIPAGTLRMKGPLRQFPFADGSGLFEVQFAAKDTALDHGEGWPRIEEIAADLTFTGTGMKVHGKQARIFDANVHDVDVKIADFKGKSALELNGQAESSVPTVMRYLRESPLREMILGGAFDQATTAGSAQLLLGLKVPLEGDGKVLVSGDVTLKDAALTMPNYSVDSAQVNGALHFSESGIESKRLEGVVLGQPTRMAISTQSNKKSRYLVFRAQGDSRYAELAQRFSFIPIFGFMEGGSPWQAELKLAISGDQPESTLKVSSNLTGTAVRLPAPLAKSNAMRTPLTVRGRFMANNSTWQVDYGEMLLSALFSLEPTKSGELQLRRGDVRVGERAQLPKNPGIRIAGEFNSISDKDWMPVVNAFMEAAPKKVADTESSVELNQVALKAGVAKLGDMQFNDVTAEMEKIQGVWIANVDSKQLAGKISIPQKTGQTLEMNLSRLQLPRDSEYGDQKSKISGKPGPGRLAEKADPRKLPPLRINSEHLFYGESDLGKLTLMTEPRANGLLINTLELNSEHASLKAGGSWNRVGKTHTSALDVDLEIRDLGSVLGGLGYNSAVRKGEGRGQISLRWPGPIFEPDVKRMEGTMRFDVNDGSLLEVEPGAGRLFGLLSIQALPRRLTLDFRDFFSKGFSFDYMRGGFEIEDGNAVIQDFVLDGPAAKVTMQGRVGLDARDYDQQVVVMPHVSTGLPLVGVVAGGLGVGAAVLLAEKLFKSRIAEASEIHYSITGSWDAPVIKRQGDVLPQEPAPPLLEGMPN from the coding sequence ATGCTTTTGCTCGCGTTGATGTTGACGGTGGCCCGTGTCGTGCTGCCGCAATTGGAAGGCTATCGTCCCCAAATCGAGGCGGTACTGAGCGAACGGTTACATGAAAAGGTCACTATCGCAGATTTCGATCTTAGTTGGCATGGGTTTGGTCCACGTCTAGATTTGAAAACAGTTCATATCCTTGATCACGCGACCTCGCAACCTATGCTGGGATTTTCCGAGGCGCGCATTGATCTCAATTTGTGGTCCAGTCTGCGATCCTGGCAGCCCGATTTTGGCAAGCTCACAGTGGTGGGTGCCGAGATCACGGTGATTCGTAAGGAAGACGGCGAGTTTGAAGTGGTGGGCGTCAAGTTAAAGGATGACAAGAAGCCATTGGATGTCGAAGAAATCCTGCGTTGGGTGTGGCGTCAGGGAACGTTGGCGGCGGAGCGCAGTACTTTGCATTTTGTCGATCGTCAGCGTGATAACCAGTCATGGACATTTTCTGATGTAAATCTGTTGTTGCGTAATGATGGACAGAAAAGCCGCCTGACGGGGCGTTTGAATTTGCCCAGCCAATTGGGGCGTGGTCTTGATCTGGCGGTTGAGTTTGAGCGTCAAGGCGAGGCACCTCGCGATTGGCTGGTGAATTACTATTTTAAGTCCAACGATTTGGCGCTGGATTATATTTCGCGTGAGCTTGGGGATCAAAGATTTTCAATTCGCCACGGGTTGGCGGATGTCGAAATGTGGGGGCTGTGGCGCTCGGCGGCGATGAGCGAGCTGCGAGGCCGGGTCGGGGTTCACGATTTGGATTTTGCCGTTGCTGTTGAAAATGAGGCCGAGCATGTCGATCGGATCCCGCAGGTCAATGCTGAATTTGTGTGGAAGCACAAGGACAGCGGATGGGACTTGGAGGTTGACCGCCTGCGTGTAACACATGCGGGTCGTATCTGGCCGGATGTGCGGGCACATTTGGCAGTGGAGCAGACGGCAGAAAATGTTTCTGCGACGGAGGTCGCTGTCAATCAGTTTCAGATCAATGATCTGGTGTCATGGGTTCAAATGGCGCCAGGGTTGAATCCCGAAGCAAAAGAGACATTGACGGCCTTGGCTCCGAGTGGGGTATTACGGGATGTGATGCTGCGTTGGCAAAAGACAGAAAACAAACCCGCGCTATATCTGCGGGCAGCGCTGGATAATGTCAGTACCTCGCCTTGGCGCAAAATTCCAGGCCTAAAGGGTGTGGATGCCGAGATTAATGCAAGTCAAGATTCTGGCGTGGTTGATCTAAAAGCAACCGATGTGGCCGTAAAAACCGTTGATCTGTTTCGTGGAGATTTGCCGATCAAGTCTGCGCAAGGGCGTATCGCCTGGGCCAAACAGGAGGATGGTTGGCATGTCGATCTGCGTCAGGTAGCTGCGAGCAATGACGATATTGAAGCCATGCTCAATGGTCATGTATTTGTGCCCGCTGGAGATGCCTCGCCAACGGTGGATGTGGCGGCGGCGTTCCAGGACGGAAATGTAGCGCAGGCAGGACGTTATCTACCGGTAGGGATTATGTCGCCATCGCTGGTGAGCTGGTTGGATCGTGCGCTGGTGAAAGGTTTGATTCCGGCGGGCACGTTGCGTATGAAAGGGCCATTGCGGCAGTTTCCATTTGCCGACGGTTCGGGCCTGTTTGAAGTGCAATTTGCGGCCAAGGATACCGCTCTGGATCATGGTGAAGGTTGGCCGCGTATTGAAGAGATCGCTGCCGATTTAACATTCACCGGCACTGGCATGAAGGTGCATGGAAAGCAGGCCAGGATATTTGATGCCAACGTGCATGATGTCGACGTCAAAATCGCGGACTTCAAAGGCAAGTCTGCATTAGAACTTAACGGGCAGGCGGAAAGTTCGGTGCCTACTGTGATGCGTTATCTGCGCGAAAGTCCGTTGCGAGAAATGATTTTAGGGGGCGCCTTTGATCAGGCGACGACGGCGGGTTCGGCGCAGTTGTTGCTCGGACTGAAAGTGCCGTTGGAGGGCGATGGCAAGGTGCTGGTGTCCGGCGATGTGACGTTAAAGGACGCCGCATTGACCATGCCGAATTACTCGGTCGACTCGGCTCAGGTGAATGGTGCGTTGCATTTTAGCGAGTCAGGAATCGAGTCAAAGCGCCTGGAGGGTGTTGTCCTTGGCCAGCCGACGCGGATGGCGATTAGCACGCAGTCGAACAAAAAATCTCGCTATCTCGTGTTTCGTGCCCAAGGCGATAGCCGTTATGCAGAATTGGCGCAGCGTTTTTCCTTTATTCCAATTTTTGGATTTATGGAAGGTGGCAGTCCATGGCAGGCCGAGTTGAAGTTGGCTATTAGTGGCGATCAACCCGAATCAACATTAAAGGTGAGTTCCAATTTGACAGGTACCGCGGTGCGTTTGCCTGCGCCATTGGCAAAGTCCAATGCGATGCGTACACCGCTGACGGTGCGTGGACGCTTCATGGCGAATAACTCAACCTGGCAGGTCGATTACGGCGAAATGTTACTGTCGGCACTGTTTAGTTTGGAGCCTACAAAGTCAGGTGAGCTTCAGTTACGGAGAGGCGATGTGCGTGTCGGTGAGCGCGCGCAGTTACCGAAGAATCCTGGAATACGGATAGCGGGCGAGTTTAATTCAATCAGTGATAAGGATTGGATGCCTGTGGTCAATGCGTTTATGGAGGCAGCGCCGAAAAAGGTCGCAGATACGGAATCGTCAGTGGAATTGAACCAGGTTGCATTAAAGGCGGGAGTCGCAAAACTTGGGGATATGCAGTTTAACGATGTCACTGCCGAAATGGAGAAGATACAGGGGGTATGGATTGCCAATGTCGATAGCAAACAATTGGCAGGCAAGATCAGCATACCGCAAAAAACAGGCCAAACCCTGGAGATGAATCTCAGCCGTTTACAATTGCCGAGAGACTCTGAGTATGGGGATCAAAAGTCCAAAATCTCCGGTAAGCCGGGTCCAGGTCGGCTCGCTGAAAAGGCAGATCCGCGCAAGTTGCCGCCTTTGCGCATCAACAGTGAGCACCTTTTTTATGGTGAGAGTGATTTAGGCAAGTTGACACTGATGACCGAGCCGCGCGCCAATGGTTTACTGATCAATACCCTGGAGTTGAATAGCGAGCACGCGAGTCTGAAGGCAGGTGGCTCCTGGAATCGTGTGGGCAAGACGCACACCTCGGCGCTGGATGTCGATCTGGAGATTAGAGATTTGGGTAGTGTCCTCGGCGGTCTAGGGTACAACTCGGCTGTGCGTAAAGGTGAAGGTAGGGGGCAGATCAGCTTACGCTGGCCGGGGCCGATTTTTGAGCCGGACGTGAAGCGCATGGAAGGCACCATGCGCTTTGATGTCAACGATGGATCGTTGCTGGAAGTGGAACCTGGCGCTGGCCGGCTCTTTGGGTTGTTGAGTATTCAGGCTTTGCCGCGCCGATTGACGCTGGATTTTCGTGACTTCTTTAGTAAGGGGTTTAGTTTCGATTACATGCGTGGTGGGTTTGAAATCGAGGATGGTAATGCGGTAATTCAGGATTTTGTGCTGGATGGTCCTGCAGCAAAGGTCACGATGCAGGGGCGGGTGGGATTGGATGCGCGTGATTATGATCAGCAGGTGGTGGTCATGCCGCACGTGAGCACGGGCTTGCCGTTGGTGGGGGTGGTCGCGGGTGGTTTGGGGGTGGGGGCTGCGGTCCTGCTGGCTGAAAAACTGTTCAAATCCAGGATTGCCGAGGCGAGTGAAATTCATTATTCGATTACCGGTAGCTGGGATGCGCCTGTGATCAAGCGCCAAGGGGATGTATTACCGCAAGAACCGGCACCACCACTGCTGGAGGGGATGCCAAATTAA